The Nocardia sp. BMG51109 nucleotide sequence GTCATCCCGGAGGCCCTGAACCTGGCCGAGGCATACTGCGCCGAAGAGGCCCTGAGCCTGCTCGACGCGCGAGCCGAATATCCCGAGATCGCCGCCGCGCGTGACGTTTTCGCGCTGCATTATCTCGACGAGCATGCCGCATGGTACCTCACCCACGGCCTGCTCGACGTCGCCGCCGTCGAGACGATCAAGCGGCAGCTCGCCCGGGCCATCGACAACCTCGCCGACAACCTGCCCTCGTTACTGGACGCCTTCGGTTTCGACGACGAAATTCTGGACGCGCCGGTAATTTCCGACGATCTGCCCGCCGCGTGGGACGCCCGCTGCAACGACCCCCGCCGCAACTGATACCGGGGACCCACCGATCCACGCCTGCGGCGTCGTCCGTGCACAGCGCCGTGCTCGGGTAGGTCGCCGCACCGGATGAACGACGATGCCGCCGGACTCCTGTTCCGGTCCCTCGAACAGGAATTCGGCGGTATCTCTATACCTGCGGTATCTCTGTACCTGCGGCCTCTGTGCGCACCGCTCGGATCACACGGCCACCGGTTCCGGATCGTCGTCGGTGGCGAACTGGGTGCGGTACAGCTCGGTGTAGCGGCCGCCCGCGCTCAGCAGCCGGGAGTGGGTGCCGCGCTCGACGATTCGGCCCTCCTCCAGCACCAGGATCTGGTCGGCGCTGCGGATCGTGGACAGGCGGTGGGCGATCACCAGCGATGTCCTGCCCTCCAGGGCCTCGGCCAGCGCCTCCTGCACGGCCGCCTCCGAGGTGGAGTCCAGCGAGGCGGTGGCCTCGTCCAGGATGACCACCCGGGGCTGCTTGAGCAGCAGGCGGGCGATCGTCAGGCGTTGCCGCTCACCGCCGGAGAGCCGGTAGCCGCACTCGCCGACCACCGTATCCAGCCCGTCGGGCAGCGCGGCGACCAGCTCGTGCAGCCGGGCGCGGCGCAGCGCCTCCCACATGTCCGCGTCTGTCGCCTCCGGCCGGGCCAGGCGCAGATTGGCGCGGATGGAGTCGTGGAACAGGTGGCCGTCCTGGGTGACCAGGCCGACCGTGTCGTGAATCGAGCGACCGGTCAGCTCGCGCACATCCACGCCGTTCAGCCGCACCCCTCCGGAGTCGACGTCGTACAGTCGCGAAACCAATTGGGCGATGGTCGATTTCCCGGCGCCCGACGAGCCGACCAGGGCGACCATCTGCCCGGGCTCGGCGTGCAGCGAAATCCCGTGCAGCACCTCCACTCCGCCGCGCGCGTCCAGTGTGGCGACATCCTCCAGCGAGGCCAGCGACACCTTGTCGGCCGACGGGTAGCCGAAGCGGACATCGTCGAACCGCACCGAAACCGGCCCGGCAGGCACCGGTTTCGCGTCGGGAGCGTCCTGGATCAGCGGCTTCAGATCCAGCACCTCGAAGACCCGCTCGAAGCTGACCAGCGCCGACATGATGTCCACCCGGGCGCTGGCGAGTGCGGTCAGCGGGGTATAGAGGCGGGTCAGCAGCAGCGACAGCGCCACCACCGAGCCGGCGTCCAGCTGTCCGCGCAGCGCGTACCAGCCGCCGAGGCCGTAGACCAGCGCGACCGCCAGCGCCGACACCAGCGTCAGCGCCGTCACGAAGATCGTCTGCAGCATCGCCGTCCGCACGCCGATATCCCGCACGCGCCCGGCGCGCAGCGCGAACTCCGTCGACTCCTGCCGTGGCCGGCCGAACAGCTTCACCAGGGTGGCGCCCGGCGCGGAGAACCGCTCCGTCATCTGGCTGCTCATCGCGGCGTTCAGCTGGGCGGCCTCGCGCTGGATCTCGGCCACCCGCGACCCCATCCGGCGCGCGGGAAACATGAACAGCGGCAACAGGATCAGCGCCAGCAGCGTGATCTGCCAGGACAGCCGCACCATCACCACCAGCGTGAGCAGCAGGGTGACGGCGTTGGTGACCACGCCCGACAGCGTGGTGCTGAAGGCGCGCTGCGCACCGATCACATCGCTGTTCAGGCGGCTGACCAGCGCGCCGGTCCGGGTGCGGGTGAAGAACGCTACGGGCAGCCGCTGCACGTGGTCGAAGACGGCCGTGCGCAGGTCCAGGATCAGGCCCTCGCCGATCCGCGCCGACAGCCAGCGGATCACGATGCCCAGCCCGGCGTCCAGCACCGCGACCGCGCCGATCACCGCCGCCAGCATGACCACCGACCCCGGCGCGGCATGGCCGACGATGCCGTCGACCACCTGGCCGGCCAGCACCGGATTGGCCACCGCCAACAGCGCCGACGCGACGCTGAACGCCAGGAACCCGATCAGTTGCGGCCGGTGCGGCCGGGCGAAGCGCAGGATGCGCCGCGCCGTGGCGCGGCCGATCGCCCGCCGTTCCTGTGGTGCGTGTGCCTGCCGGTAGAGCTGACTCCACGCCTCCGACTCGATACTCATCCGACCGCTCCTTCTCCTCCGGGTCATCGAACCCGAGGGCACCGACACTAAGACCTCAACATTGGTTGAGGGCAAGTGGTACCGCGGCCGGACCCGGTTCGCGGACGGCGAAATCCGCGGGAAGGAGCGGGAGCAGATCCCGGTTACCAGCTCAACGGGAGCGCCGTCGGCCCGCGCACCAGCAGGCCGATCTTCCACGACACCTCGTCGGCCGGCACGGCCAGCCGCAGCGACGGGAACCGTTGCAGCAGTGCGCCCATCGCGACCTGTAGTTCGATCCGGGCCAGCTGCGCGCCGACGCAGTGGTGGGCGCCGTGTCCGAACGCGACGTGCGGATTGTGCGTGCGGGTGAGGTCGAGTCGCTCCGGATCCTCGAAGACGGCCTCGTCGCGATTGGCGGCCTGCATATTCACGAACACCGCCTCACCGGCCCGCACCGTGACCCCGGCCAGCTCGACATCCTCGGTGGCGATCCGGGGTGACGAACCGCCCGAACCCAGCTGGACGTAGCGCAGCAGTTCCTCGATCGCGCCGCGCACCCGGTCCGGCCGCTCGCGCAGCAGTTCCCAGTGCTCCCGCTCGGTGAGCAGCAGGTAGGTGAAGTTGGCGATCTGGTTGGCGGTCGTCTCGTGGCCGCCGATCAGCAGGCCGATGCCCAGGTTGATCAGCTCGATCTCGCTCAGCCGATCGTCGTCGTCGCGCGCGGTGACCAGCGCGTGCAGCAGATCCTCGGACGGGCGGCGGCGACGTTCCGCGATCAGCTCGGCGAGATACTCCTCCAGGGCCACGCGCCCGGCAATGATCTGCTCGCGGGTGTAGGCGGTGGTGGAGACGATCATGTCGGAGAATTCCCGGAACCGGTGCTGGTCGCGCGGCGGGACGCCGAGTACCTCGCAGATCACCGTGACCGGCAGCGGCAGCGCGAAATCGCGCACCAGATCGGTGGGCGGCCCGGCCCGTTCGATATCGCCCAGCAGCGCGTCCACGATCTCCTGCACGCGCGGGCGCAACAACTCGACCCGGCGGCCGGTGAACGCTTTGGCGACCAGCTTGCGCAGCCTGCTGTGCTCCGGCGGATCCAGGCCGAGCAGCGAATCCGGCCGGGCCGGCGTCGGCGTCGTGCGCGGAACGTCCTCGCGCCCGGCCGCCGCGGCACGGCTGAACCGCCGGTCCGCGAGCACCAGCTTCACGTCCTCGTAGCGGGTGACCAGCCACCCCTCACCGCCGTAGGGCAGCAGAATGCGCGAAACCGGTTCCTCGCGGCGAAGCTTCGCGAACAGCGGATCGATGTCGAGACGGACCGGTTCGCCGAAGGGGAATCGGCGCACCTCGGTGTTGACGGTCATGCGGTCTTCCTTCCCCGGCGCCGGGTGGCCCCACCGATGTAAGCAACTGCTTACTTACCTACGTTAAGAGACGGCGCGAGGCCCAGTCAACGATCGAATCCGGTTATCGCGGTGGAAAATTCGTATCCGTCTGCTCCAGCAGCGCCTGGGCGGCGCGGAGCACATGGGCGGCAACCGCCGCCGGATCGGCGCTCGCCAGCGACTCGCGGCGGTGCACCGAACGCACCAGCCCGATGCCGAGCAGCCATGCCAGCAGCAGTTCGGCGCGCAGCTCGCCGTCCGGCCCGTCGGTGAGCGCGGACAGCTCGCGAACGTATTCGTCGCCCAGTTCCCGGCGAATCACCGAGGCGCTGGACTCGTGCCCGCTCGACCGCAGCGCGGCCTGTAGCCAATACGCCTGGGCCGGTTCGTCGACCGGTACCAGCGCGCGGGCCAGCAGCCGGGCGAACAGGCCGTCGGCGGGCCCGTCCGCGAGCAGTCGCCGGCCGCGGTCGGCGATCGCCGCCCGGAACAGGTCGTCCTTGGTGCCGAAGTACCGGAACAGCAGGGCCTGGTTCACGCCCGCGCGGGCCGCGATGTCCCGCACGGTCGCCCGCTCGTAACCCCGCTCCGCGAACGACTGCTGCGCCGCCGCCAGGATCGCCGCCCTGGTGGCGACCGCATCCCGCTTCCGGCCGCCCGGCTCGTTCGTCGCCATGAATCCTCCGCTCACCCGCACGTCACCCGGAACAGCAGCGTAGGTGACGGGCGAGACCGACAAACAGGCGTCGGATCGGCGGAGCGGCTCGGTTCGGCGCGGTGACTCCCCGCATTGGTGCCGACCGGGATACGCGCACTCGCGGCACACCATCGGTCTGTGCCGGACCGTCCGTGGCGAGGCGGGGCTCGAACGGAAGCGACAGTGCAGCGTCGAACGGGCCGGACCGTTGTCGTTGTGTACCGTTCGGTTCAGCGCGATTCGGGTCCGCCGCCGACGTCCGTTGCTGTTCGGTCAGGGTCTCCACAGGCACCGATGTACTGGGGTTTGTTCGCTCCGAGCGGGTGCCGAGTCCGGGTAACTGGTGACACTCGGAATAGTGTGGCGGTATGGCCGGATCGTGGGTGCGGGCGCTGGGCGACAGGATCGACGGGGAGGTCGACGATTCCGAGCGGCGGCGGGCGGAGTACTCGTCCGACGCCTCGAACTACCGCGTGCTTCCGGAGGCGGTGGTCTTCCCGCGCAGCGATGCGGATGTGGCGGCCGCGCTGGAGTTCGCACGGGCCGAGGGGCGGCCGGTCACCGCGCGCGGTGCGGGGACGTCGGTGGCGGGCAACTCCATCGGTCCCGGGCTGGTGCTGGACTTCAGCAGGCATCTGAACTCGGTCCGGGTGGATCCCGAGAAGCGGTGCGCGCGAGTGCGACCAGGCGCGGTGCTGGGTTCGCTGCAACGGCACGGCAGCGCGCACGGGTTGCGCTTCGGGCCCGATCCGTCGACCCAGAACCGGTGCACGCTGGGCGGGATGATCGGCAACAACGCCTGCGGACCGCGCGCGGTCGCCTGGGGCCGGACCTCCGATACCGTGCGGGAACTGCGGATTCTCGACGGCACCGGGACGGAGCGGGTGCTCGCCGGGGGACTGGACTCGGTGCCCGGGCTCGGCGGCTTCGCCCGCGACCACCTGGCCGTGATCCGCACCGAACTCGGCCGATTCGACCGGCAGGCGTCGGGCTACGGGCTGGAACATCTGCTGCCCGAGCGCAATCCATCGGCGGCCCGGGCCTTCGTCGGCACCGAGGGCACCTGCGGTCTGCTGCTGGAGGCGAGCGTGGACCTGGTGCCGGTGCCGCGCGGCACCGTGCTGGTCGTGCTCGGATATCCGGACATGCCCACGGCCGCCGACGATGTCGCGACGGTCATGGCCGGGGCGCCGATCGCCGTGGAAGGGATCGACGCCCGGCTGGTGGACGTCGTGCGCGTGCACCACGGCGCCGTTCCGGAGTTGCCGAACGGACGTGGTTGGCTGTTCGTCGAATTCGCCGGGGACACCACCGGCGAGGCGCACGACCGGGCGTCGGCGCTGTGCCGGGCCGCGAACGCGCTGGACAGCCGGATCGTCGCCGACCCCGAGGAGGCCGCGCGGCTGTGGCGGATCCGGGGGGAGGGCGCCGGCCTGGCCGGGCGCACCCCGGACGGCCATCCGGCCTGGCCCGGCTGGGAGGACGCCGCGGTGCCGCCCGCGAACCTGGGTGACTACCTGCGCGACTTCGAGGATCTGAAGCGCGCCCACGGCGTCGACGGCCTGCTGTACGGGCACGTCGGCGACGGCTGTATCCACGTGCGGCTGGATCTGCCCATCGCCGATGCGCCGCAACGGTTCCGGGCCTTCCTGGAGGATGCCGCCGATCGGGTGGTGCGTTTCGGCGGATCGCTGTCCGGGGAGCACGGCGACGGCCGGGCCCGCTCGGAACTGCTGTCGCGCATGTACTCCCCGGCCGCACTGGCCGCCTTCGCCGAGTTCAAGGCGCTTTTCGATCCCGACGACCTGCTGAACCCGGGTGTTCTGGTGCGGCCCAGGGCGATCGATGCCGACCTGCGCCTGGCCGGCTTGCGCCCGGCGCCCGCGGCGGGCGGGTTCGCCTTCCTCGGGGACGGCGACGTCGGCACCGCGGTGCACCGCTGCGTCGGACTCGGCAAGTGCCGCGCGGATATCCGCGCCACGGGCGGGTTCATGTGCCCGTCGTATCTGGCGACCGCCGACGAGAAGGACACCACCCGCGGCCGCGCCCGGGTCCTGCAGGAGGTGGTGCGCGGCGACCTGGACTGGCGGTCCCCGGCGGTCTCCGAATCCCTCGATCTGTGCCTGTCCTGCAAGGCCTGCGGTTCGGACTGCCCGGCCGGCGTGGATATGGCCACCTACAAGTCGGAGGCGCTGCACCGCCGGTACCGGCACCGCCCGCGGCCCATGGACCACTACGTCCTCGGCCGGCTCTCGCGCTGGCTCGCGTTCGGCACCCGGCTGCCGGGGACGGTCAACGCCGTCGCCGGGGTGGCCCCGCTGCGCCGGATCGGGCTGCGGGCCGCGGGCATGGATCCGCGCCGCCCGGTTCCGCGGCTGGCGGACAGGAGCTTTCGCGCGATGTGGAAATCGCGGGCCGGCGACCATCCGGGCGGAGCCGCCCGCGGCGATGTCCCGGCGGGCGGCGATCCGGGCGTGCTGCTGTGGATCGACAGCTTCACCGACGCGTTCGCGCCCGAGATCGGCTGGGCGGCGGTCGAATTGATCGAGTCGCTCGGCCACCGGGTGCGGATTCCGCGACGGCGGGTCTGCTGCGGACTCACCTGGATCAGCACCGGACAGCTCGGCGGCGCCCGGAAGCGGTTGCGCGCCACGCTCGATGCGCTCGACGAGCACGTGCGGGCCGGTGGGCCGGTCGTCGGGCTGGAGCCGTCCTGCGCGGCGGCACTGCGCTCGGATCTGCCGGACCTGCTACCCGGGGACCCGCGCTCGGCCGCGACCGCGCAGGCGGTACTCACACTCGCCGAATTCCTGGAAAGGCATCCGGACTGGCAACCGCCGGACCGCTCCGACACGTCGGCGGTGGTCCAGCCACACTGCCATCAACACGCGGTTCTCGGCTTCGACGCCGACCGGCGCGTGCTGCGGAAGGCCGGTGTCGAGGTCACCGAAAGCAGCGGTTGCTGCGGGCTTGCCGGAAATTTCGGGATGCAGTCGGGGCATTACGACATCTCGGTCGCGGTGGCCGAGCACGGGTTACTTCCCGCGCTGCGGGACGCCGGTTCCGCGACAGCCTTCCTGGCCGACGGCTTCTCCTGTCGCACCCAGGCGGAGCAGCTGGCCGGCCGTACCGGTCGGCACCTCGCCCAATTCCTGCTGGAACCCTGAGAATTCGCTGCGAACCTCCTGCTGGAACGCGGCGACTTCCCGCGCCGGAGCACCCGTTGCCGGTGCCGCGGGTGCTCCGGTGGCGGTGACTCAGCTGCCGAACGGCAGGGTGCCCGGCGGGATCGAGTAGCCGGAGCTACCGGCGAAGACACTGCCCCAGGTGCTCAGTAGCCAATTCAGAACATTGGTAACCATGGAAACCTCCGTCGTGGCGTATGCCGTCCGATTGCCGATGTGATCAATCGGTATCAGGATCGCCGTATGTGATTGTTCCGTTACAAGCTACTGGTCATCTGACCGTGCCGCCTTTGCCGGTGGTGGGGCTCGCGAAACCGAATGTGCCCCGGATCACTTCATCGATGCGGGTCGGTGTCCGGCCCGAGCGCCGTCCGGAGCACAATGTCCGGGTGGTTACGAAGATCGACGGCGCGGCGCGCACGGTGACCGCCGAGGGCCCGATCGATCTCGCGCACACCGTGACACCGCTGCGGCGCGGCGCCGGCGACCCGTGTCACCGGCGGACGCCGGACGGAGCGCACTGGCAGGCGTCGCGGATGCCGACGGGTGCGGTGACCTATCGGCTCACCCAGTCCGGGCCGTGCGCGGTGGCGGCGCGGGCGTGGGGGCCGGGCGCCGCGGAATTCCTCGACCGCCTGCCGCGGATGCTGTGCCTCGACGAGGACGTCACCGGCTTCGCCCCGGCGCATCCGAAGATCGCCGAGGCGCACCGCCGCTTCCCGGGGTTGCGGATGCTGCGCACCGGACTGGTGTTCGAGGCGCTGGTGCCCTCGATCCTGGAGCAGCGGGTGCACACCGTCTCGGCCCGCGCGTCGTGGCGGAAGCTGGTGTGGCGGTTCGGCGAATCCGCGCCGGGCCCGACCCCGGCGCCGATGCGGGTGCCGCCGGACGCCGAGACGTGGCGCTACATTCCGTCCTGGACGTACCACCGCGCCAACGTCGATCCGCAGCGCTCCCGGACCATCGTGCTGGCCGCTCGGATGGCCGACAAGCTCGAGCAGGCCGCCGGAATGGACCCCCAGGCGGCGGCGCGGCGGTTGCGCACGGTGCCCGGCATCGGCGAGTGGACGGCGGCCGAGGTCGCGCAGCGTGCCTTCGGCGACCCGGACGCCCTGTCGGTGGGCGACTTCCACCTGGCCTCGATCGTCGGCTGGACACTGCTGGGCCGCCCGCTGGACGACGACGCCATGGTCGAATACCTCGAACCGCTGCGCCCGCATCGCTACCGGGCCGTGCGCCTGCTGGAGATCTCCGGCCAGGCCCGCAAGCCGAAGTTCGCCCCACGCACGCCGCTGGTCGACATCACCCGCATCTGAACTCGGCATACCGCAGCGGGGGAACGCCTGCCGCGCAGCATGTCTCGGGCCTCGTTTCTCGGACAGGTTCGGGGCCGAATGCGGAAGCGGACCGGGAGACGGCTCGGGGTGCCAGTAGTCGGCACGGGAGAACATCTGCCGCGCAGGACAATCGCCGTCCGGTTGTCTGCGGTCCCGATCGCCTCGTCACTGTCCTGCGGCGTCCTCTGCGGCGGCGACGGCACGAGAGAGGGCCTCGGGCACGGGAATCCGGCCGAGGAACATCTCGCCGAGTACCCGCTGCGCGGCCTGCAGGGCCGCGGTGAATCCGGGCCCGCCGCCGGACGCGATATGCGGCCCGTCCAGCACGTCGAAGAACGGCGCGACGTCGATTCCCTTGGCGGCCCAATAGTTTCGATAGATCTGCTGATCGGCGACGACGGCCGGAACGGTGGCACCGTCGTCGGCGAGCGGGCGGTTGCCCGCGGCGCTGCCCAGCCAGGCCAGCACCCGGCGCACGGCGTCGGGGTGCGGGCTGTCGGCATTTCCCGCGACGCCGATCGCATTGTCGGTGCTCACTCGCCCGGCCGGTCCCTGCGGCAGCATCGCGATGCCCCACGGGAAAGGGGCCTGCTGGGCGATCTGCGCCAGGTTGAAGGTCCCGGACTGGAACAAGGCCAGCTTCCCTTGCAGGAAGGCATTTTTCGCGAAGTCGGCATTGGTGGAGTCACCGGTGGCATTGGTGTCCGCGGCCGACGGGGACAGCCGATCCGCGATCAGGCGTACCAGATAGCCGAACGCGGTGACGCCCTCCGGGCTGTCGAACACGAAGCGGCCGTCGCGCTGGAAGGCCCCGCCCG carries:
- a CDS encoding FAD-binding and (Fe-S)-binding domain-containing protein — its product is MAGSWVRALGDRIDGEVDDSERRRAEYSSDASNYRVLPEAVVFPRSDADVAAALEFARAEGRPVTARGAGTSVAGNSIGPGLVLDFSRHLNSVRVDPEKRCARVRPGAVLGSLQRHGSAHGLRFGPDPSTQNRCTLGGMIGNNACGPRAVAWGRTSDTVRELRILDGTGTERVLAGGLDSVPGLGGFARDHLAVIRTELGRFDRQASGYGLEHLLPERNPSAARAFVGTEGTCGLLLEASVDLVPVPRGTVLVVLGYPDMPTAADDVATVMAGAPIAVEGIDARLVDVVRVHHGAVPELPNGRGWLFVEFAGDTTGEAHDRASALCRAANALDSRIVADPEEAARLWRIRGEGAGLAGRTPDGHPAWPGWEDAAVPPANLGDYLRDFEDLKRAHGVDGLLYGHVGDGCIHVRLDLPIADAPQRFRAFLEDAADRVVRFGGSLSGEHGDGRARSELLSRMYSPAALAAFAEFKALFDPDDLLNPGVLVRPRAIDADLRLAGLRPAPAAGGFAFLGDGDVGTAVHRCVGLGKCRADIRATGGFMCPSYLATADEKDTTRGRARVLQEVVRGDLDWRSPAVSESLDLCLSCKACGSDCPAGVDMATYKSEALHRRYRHRPRPMDHYVLGRLSRWLAFGTRLPGTVNAVAGVAPLRRIGLRAAGMDPRRPVPRLADRSFRAMWKSRAGDHPGGAARGDVPAGGDPGVLLWIDSFTDAFAPEIGWAAVELIESLGHRVRIPRRRVCCGLTWISTGQLGGARKRLRATLDALDEHVRAGGPVVGLEPSCAAALRSDLPDLLPGDPRSAATAQAVLTLAEFLERHPDWQPPDRSDTSAVVQPHCHQHAVLGFDADRRVLRKAGVEVTESSGCCGLAGNFGMQSGHYDISVAVAEHGLLPALRDAGSATAFLADGFSCRTQAEQLAGRTGRHLAQFLLEP
- a CDS encoding DNA-3-methyladenine glycosylase — encoded protein: MVTKIDGAARTVTAEGPIDLAHTVTPLRRGAGDPCHRRTPDGAHWQASRMPTGAVTYRLTQSGPCAVAARAWGPGAAEFLDRLPRMLCLDEDVTGFAPAHPKIAEAHRRFPGLRMLRTGLVFEALVPSILEQRVHTVSARASWRKLVWRFGESAPGPTPAPMRVPPDAETWRYIPSWTYHRANVDPQRSRTIVLAARMADKLEQAAGMDPQAAARRLRTVPGIGEWTAAEVAQRAFGDPDALSVGDFHLASIVGWTLLGRPLDDDAMVEYLEPLRPHRYRAVRLLEISGQARKPKFAPRTPLVDITRI
- a CDS encoding TetR/AcrR family transcriptional regulator; protein product: MATNEPGGRKRDAVATRAAILAAAQQSFAERGYERATVRDIAARAGVNQALLFRYFGTKDDLFRAAIADRGRRLLADGPADGLFARLLARALVPVDEPAQAYWLQAALRSSGHESSASVIRRELGDEYVRELSALTDGPDGELRAELLLAWLLGIGLVRSVHRRESLASADPAAVAAHVLRAAQALLEQTDTNFPPR
- a CDS encoding cytochrome P450; the protein is MTVNTEVRRFPFGEPVRLDIDPLFAKLRREEPVSRILLPYGGEGWLVTRYEDVKLVLADRRFSRAAAAGREDVPRTTPTPARPDSLLGLDPPEHSRLRKLVAKAFTGRRVELLRPRVQEIVDALLGDIERAGPPTDLVRDFALPLPVTVICEVLGVPPRDQHRFREFSDMIVSTTAYTREQIIAGRVALEEYLAELIAERRRRPSEDLLHALVTARDDDDRLSEIELINLGIGLLIGGHETTANQIANFTYLLLTEREHWELLRERPDRVRGAIEELLRYVQLGSGGSSPRIATEDVELAGVTVRAGEAVFVNMQAANRDEAVFEDPERLDLTRTHNPHVAFGHGAHHCVGAQLARIELQVAMGALLQRFPSLRLAVPADEVSWKIGLLVRGPTALPLSW
- a CDS encoding sugar ABC transporter substrate-binding protein → MRITAPKISTQVVLALALSALLLVAAALWLGRTGDGSGRTVLRLRVWEERLVPAYRASLDAFERANPDVEVRITVLPWASYQQKLRLDVAGGTADDLFWTNLYEDYADAGRLVDAGAALGPRAVGNLDPAAVDQYTRDGTLWAVPQSVDGGTAVFYNRDLLAAAHVDPAELNAVRWSPGGDDTFRPLLRRLAAVAPWAYNAGSDFQSLELPYLGSAGGAFQRDGRFVFDSPEGVTAFGYLVRLIADRLSPSAADTNATGDSTNADFAKNAFLQGKLALFQSGTFNLAQIAQQAPFPWGIAMLPQGPAGRVSTDNAIGVAGNADSPHPDAVRRVLAWLGSAAGNRPLADDGATVPAVVADQQIYRNYWAAKGIDVAPFFDVLDGPHIASGGGPGFTAALQAAQRVLGEMFLGRIPVPEALSRAVAAAEDAAGQ
- a CDS encoding ABC transporter ATP-binding protein, with protein sequence MSIESEAWSQLYRQAHAPQERRAIGRATARRILRFARPHRPQLIGFLAFSVASALLAVANPVLAGQVVDGIVGHAAPGSVVMLAAVIGAVAVLDAGLGIVIRWLSARIGEGLILDLRTAVFDHVQRLPVAFFTRTRTGALVSRLNSDVIGAQRAFSTTLSGVVTNAVTLLLTLVVMVRLSWQITLLALILLPLFMFPARRMGSRVAEIQREAAQLNAAMSSQMTERFSAPGATLVKLFGRPRQESTEFALRAGRVRDIGVRTAMLQTIFVTALTLVSALAVALVYGLGGWYALRGQLDAGSVVALSLLLTRLYTPLTALASARVDIMSALVSFERVFEVLDLKPLIQDAPDAKPVPAGPVSVRFDDVRFGYPSADKVSLASLEDVATLDARGGVEVLHGISLHAEPGQMVALVGSSGAGKSTIAQLVSRLYDVDSGGVRLNGVDVRELTGRSIHDTVGLVTQDGHLFHDSIRANLRLARPEATDADMWEALRRARLHELVAALPDGLDTVVGECGYRLSGGERQRLTIARLLLKQPRVVILDEATASLDSTSEAAVQEALAEALEGRTSLVIAHRLSTIRSADQILVLEEGRIVERGTHSRLLSAGGRYTELYRTQFATDDDPEPVAV